The Methylocella silvestris BL2 DNA segment TCGTCCGTGCCGCTGAGCGTCACGCGGATCGGAACCTTCGGTCAGGTCGGCGTCGGCGTGTCCGGACAGGTGCTGAAAACCGGCCTGCTCGGCTTCCTGCGCGGCGACTACCGCTTTGGCGAAAAAATTGAGGGCTACGCCGTGGTCGCCGGCATGCGCTACCAGTTCTGAGCGTTTGCGGCATGAAGGCAAAGAAGCCGCAGGCGTTTCAGACCGGCAGCATGCGCTAAATAATTGGAATCGATCACCCCTCGCCCGCAGCGGGCCGCCATCCCGCCGGCGCGAGTTCGAAGCGGGAAAATTCAAATCCCGGCGCGACGGAACATCCAACCAGCGTCCATCGTCCAAGGCTCGCCGCGCTCTGCCACCACCCCGCTGGCGCGATCAACTGTGGCCGCTCGCCTTTGAGCAGCTCCCTGCCGAGAATATGACGGTCGACCGTTTCGCCGCTTTGCGACAGGCTGAGGGCGAGCGGAGCTCCGGCATAAAAGTGCCAGATCTCCGCGGCGTCGATTCGGTGCCAGTTTGATCTCTCGCCTTCCCGCAGCAAGAAATAGATCAGGGTTGAGGCCGCCCTCCCGGATGCGTCCGTCGCCTGATCGCGAAACGTCTCCTTGTACCAGCCGCCTTCGGGATGGGGCGCGAGCTCAAGCCGCGCGATGATTTCATCGGCGCTCGCGGCCTCGCAGTCGCTCGGCGGCGGCCCGCTCATGCGTGGTTCTTGCGCTCGCGCAGCACCGCAAATACCGCAGCCGGATCGGCGCCCGGCATGCCGACCGCGGCCTGAAGCTCGGGCTCCTCGGCGCGCAAAAACGGATTGGTCGCAAGCTCGATCGAGATCGTCGTCGGCAGGGTGAATTTGCCGGCGGCGCGCAGCGCTGCGACTTCCCCGGCGCGTTCTTTTAAAAGCGTGTTGCCGGGTTCGACCGACAGTGCAAATTTGGCGTTGGCGAGTGTATATTCGTGGCCGCAATAGACCTGCGTCTCGTCCGGCAACGCGGCGAGCTTCGAGAGCGAATGAAACAGCACGTCCGGCGGCTCCTCGAACGCCCGCCCGCAGCCCATCGCAAACAGCGTGTCCCCGACAAAGGCAAGATCTTCCTCTTCGAACCAATAAGCGACATGCCCGCTGGTGTGGCCTGGGACCGCGATCACACGGGCGGCCAGCGAACCGACCATGACGAGATCGCCCTCGCCGACCTTGAGATCGAGACCCCCTATTTTTTCCGCTTCCTTCAGCGGGCCCACCACGCGCGCTTTCGGGAAGGCGGCTTTCAGCGCGCCGACCCCCTGGACATGGTCGGCGTGGTGATGGGTCAGAAGAATATCGGTCAGCTCCCACTCGCGCGCCGCGAGCGCGGCGAGAATGGGCGCGCCGTCGGGGGCGTCGACCGCGCAGGTCGCGCGCGTCTCGGGATCGTGCACCAGCACGCCGAAATTATCGCTAAGGCAGATGAATTGATGGATATGGGGCGCCATTGCCTGCTTTCCTGCGCTGCTGTTCCGCGCGCATTCCCGTTGCCGCGCGAGTTTGCCACGCC contains these protein-coding regions:
- a CDS encoding cupin domain-containing protein — protein: MSGPPPSDCEAASADEIIARLELAPHPEGGWYKETFRDQATDASGRAASTLIYFLLREGERSNWHRIDAAEIWHFYAGAPLALSLSQSGETVDRHILGRELLKGERPQLIAPAGWWQSAASLGRWTLVGCSVAPGFEFSRFELAPAGWRPAAGEG
- the gloB gene encoding hydroxyacylglutathione hydrolase translates to MAPHIHQFICLSDNFGVLVHDPETRATCAVDAPDGAPILAALAAREWELTDILLTHHHADHVQGVGALKAAFPKARVVGPLKEAEKIGGLDLKVGEGDLVMVGSLAARVIAVPGHTSGHVAYWFEEEDLAFVGDTLFAMGCGRAFEEPPDVLFHSLSKLAALPDETQVYCGHEYTLANAKFALSVEPGNTLLKERAGEVAALRAAGKFTLPTTISIELATNPFLRAEEPELQAAVGMPGADPAAVFAVLRERKNHA